One part of the Glycine soja cultivar W05 chromosome 11, ASM419377v2, whole genome shotgun sequence genome encodes these proteins:
- the LOC114373008 gene encoding protein MAIN-LIKE 1-like has protein sequence MTADHVDDLVIPKPDVQDDPMEAPAAVEDIPADILADAGVEAAEDQPQGFPGGPSDPSVLTAYADHVACNVWTGEEHPKLKLSLHGRKVHSLGRPVPAIEGLIAGTGLSPLIACSVDTGDWGLLSVFVERWHRETSSFHLPVGELTITLDDVSSLLHLPVIGDFHAFEPLHVDDAVQMLVDLLMVSPESTSAETVQCRGPYVRLQWVCEVYQRRCQAGHWTAAARAYLLHLLGCTLFANKSATNVHVVYLEALRDLSMIERYAWGVDALVHMYDQLNDTSMSHSRQLGGYITLLQCWIYEHFPSIAESTANQDYNEASPCACRWIATKKTVKSIRTPSYRERLDRLRIPDVCWIPYEEHREV, from the exons ATGACTGCGGATCACGTCGATGACCTAGTCATCCCTAAACCAGATGTTCAAGATGACCCGATGGAGGCACCAGCTGCTGTGGAGGACATTCCTGCGGACATTCTTGCGGACGCAGGCGTAGAGGCGGCTGAGGATCAGCCTCAGGGATTTCCGGGTGGTCCGAGCGACCCATCTGTGCTAACAGCGTATGCGGATCACGTTGCTTGCAACGTATGGACGGGAGAg gagcaTCCTAAATTGAAGTTATCCTTGCATGGGAGGAAGGTCCATAGTTTAGGCAGGCCTGTCCCTGCCATTGAGGGACTTATCGCTGGTACAGGACTAAGTCCTCTGATCGCGTGTTCGGTAGACACCGGCGATTGGGGACTTTTGTCCGTGTTTGTGGAGCGGTGGCACCGGGAGACGTCTAGTTTCCATCTCCCGGTGGGTGAGCTCACCATCACATTGGACGACGTCTCCTCTCTTCTCCATCTTCCCGTTATAGGCGACTTTCACGCATTTGAGCCCTTGCACGTGGATGATGCGGTTCAGATGCTGGTGGACTTGTTGATGGTGTCTCCAGAGTCTACTAGTGCTGAGACAGTCCAGTGTCGCGGACCGTACGTACGCCTGCAATGGGTATGTGAAGTATATCAGCGCCGATGCCAGGCAGGTCATTGGACAGCTGCGGCTCGTGCATATCTTCTTCACCTGCTGGGTTGCACtctgtttgctaacaagagtgcaaccaatGTCCATGTTGTCTACTTGGAGGCCCTTCGTGACCTCAGTATGATAGAGAGGTACGCTTGGGGAGTGGATGCTTTGGTTCATATGTACGACCAGCTGAACGATACATCCATGAGCCACAGTCGACAGCTTGGCGGTTACATCACACTGTTGCAg TGCTGGATTTACGAGCACTTTCCCTCAATTGCGGAGTCCACCGCTAATCAGGACTACAACGAGGCTTCTCCGTGTGCGTGCAGGTGGATTGCGACAAAGAAGACCGTGAAGAGCATTCGCACGCCGTCGTATAGGGAGCGCCTGGACCGACTCCGGATTCCGGATGTCTGTTGGATCCCGTATGAGGAGCATCGGGAGGTCTAG
- the LOC114375847 gene encoding probable ADP-ribosylation factor GTPase-activating protein AGD11: protein MVEMSVQHENSDANGVSGSGSCLYDLLCSETPSLNSQVLRDRWMSSGPQKRLDNLMRQAGNKYCADCGSSDPKWVSSNNGVFICIKCSGVHRSLGVHISKVLSLKLDEWTDEQVDALVNLGGNTVINMKYEACLPSNIKKPKPNSSIEERYDFIRRKYEFLQFLNIEENLSCPFVPSHARSSSSNKFPQDKKHYDKQATKSRIGSAFRNSWGRKDSEHKSSKKSNSLAGMVEFIGLIKVNVVKGTNLAIRDVMSSDPYVIISLGHQSVKTRVIKSSLNPIWNESLMLSIPDHIPPLKVLVYDKDTFSTDDFMGEAEIDIQPLVSAAKAYEKSSINESMQLGKWVASGDNTLVKDSIISLEEGKVKQEISVRLQHVERGVLEIELECVPLTQ from the exons ATGGTGGAGATGTCTGTTCAACATGAAAATTCTGATGCCAATGGTGTATCAG GATCAGGATCTTGCCTTTATGATCTCTTATGTTCTGAAACACCAAGTTTGAATAGTCAAGTTCTTAGAGATCGATGGATGTCTTCCG GTCCACAAAAAAGGCTAGATAATTTGATGCGTCAAGCTGGGAACAAGTATTGTGCCGACTGTGGATCATCAGACCCAAAATGGGT GTCTTCAAATAATGGAGTATTTATTTGCATCAAATGCTCTGGTGTACATAGAAGCCTAGGTGTCCATATATCAAAG GTTCTATCACTAAAGCTAGATGAATGGACAGATGAACAAGTTGATGCATTGGTGAATTTGGGTGGAAATACAGTAattaatatgaagtatgaagcTTGCCTTCCAAGTAACATAAAAAAGCCAAAACCAAATTCTTCCATTGAGGAGCGCTATGATTTTATTAG gAGAAAATATGAGTTTCTACAGTTTTTGAATATTGAAGAGAATTTGTCTTGTCCCTTTGTACCATCTCATGCAAGAAGTTCCTCAAGCAACAAATTTCCACAAGACAAAAAACACTATGATAAACAAGCAACTAAAAGTCGTATTGGGAGCGCATTTCGAAATAGTTGGGGAAGAAAAGATTCTGAACATAAGAGTTCAAAGAAGAGCAACTCATTG GCAGGTATGGTTGAATTTATTGGGTTGATCAAGGTCAATGTGGTTAAAGGCACTAACCTTGCTATCCGTGATGTAATGAGTAGTGACCCTTATGTCATCATATCTCTTGGTCACCAA TCAGTGAAGACACGTGTCATAAAGAGTAGTTTAAATCCAATTTGGAATGAAAGCTTAATGTTGTCAATTCCTGATCACATTCCACCTCTTAAAGTG CTTGTGTATGACAAAGATACTTTCTCAACGGATGATTTTATGGGCGAGGCTGAAATTGACATCCAACCTCTAGTTTCAGCTGCAAAGGCATATGAAAAATCTTCAATCAATGAGTCCATGCAGCTTGGAAAATGGGTAGCAAGTGGCGACAACACTCTTGTTAAAGATAGTATCATCTCCCTTGAAGAGGGGAAGGTCAAACAGGAGATCTCAGTGAGACTTCAACATGTTGAAAGAGGAGTGTTAGAGATTGAACTCGAATGTGTTCCTCTAACTCAATAG
- the LOC114374535 gene encoding protein SENSITIVITY TO RED LIGHT REDUCED 1-like, which yields MAASEKTLTNKCTTNEGWTVVLPRRSRQRRKATKSGVLEEKQEPWTPTDSQTDPSKEATLVQKMERCINRIERSEFYHTFRDQIQTSVVDYFNRVLGSEIKMQMVIYGIGSIKLYEPPRLQLSLAILMRRDFSWIGNIEVFDPILSATESRVLEALGCSVMSINEHGRREALKPTMFFMPHCEAELYNNLLQANWKLNLLKNMVLFGNSFETYEQHVSLCKNSPILNSMGHILAAQGFTNEFRIQTVSDDYYNAFHDSSWHFFSPLLETELPIINS from the coding sequence ATGGCAGCTTCAGAGAAAACTCTAACAAACAAATGCACAACAAATGAAGGTTGGACTGTAGTTTTACCCCGTCGCAGCAGACAAAGAAGAAAAGCTACCAAATctggagttttggaggaaaaacAAGAGCCATGGACTCCAACAGATTCTCAGACTGACCCAAGCAAAGAAGCAACATTGGTGCAGAAAATGGAAAGATGTATAAATAGGATTGAGAGATCTGAATTCTATCATACTTTCagggatcaaattcaaacatctGTTGTTGATTACTTCAATAGAGTTTTGGGCTCAGAGATAAAGATGCAAATGGTCATTTATGGTATTGGCAGCATCAAATTGTATGAGCCCCCTCGACTGCAGCTTAGTCTTGCAATATTGATGAGAAGAGATTTCAGTTGGATTGGAAACATAGAGGTATTTGATCCTATTCTTTCTGCAACTGAGTCTCGGGTTTTGGAAGCTCTTGGCTGTTCTGTCATGTCCATAAATGAGCATGGGAGGCGAGAGGCTCTAAAGCCAACAATGTTCTTCATGCCTCACTGTGAAGCAGAGCTATATAACAACCTGTTGCAAGCAAATTGGAAACTGAATCTCTTAAAAAACATGGTATTATTTGGGAACAGCTTTGAAACATATGAGCAGCACGTGTCACTGTGTAAGAACTCACCTATTCTTAACTCGATGGGGCATATTTTGGCTGCTCAAGGATTCACAAATGAATTTAGAATCCAAACAGTTTCAGATGATTATTATAATGCATTCCATGATTCAAGTTGGCATTTTTTCAGCCCTCTCCTTGAGACAGAGCTGCCTATTATCAATTCTTGA